The genomic segment agtttatttaatatttcaatatatattgcTTAATCTGTATCGAAAGtaaattaactttaaagtttTTCTAGAGTCAACTTTATAACGTTGTATTATCAAGCTATGCTATTGACTAATGGAAGCAGGCCCACGTATAAGAACCCGTGGGCCCAACCAAAATAGGGACAAAAATAGTTGCATATAGCCGTTGGCGTTGAATTAGCTTCCTTAAGATAGAGTGATAGAGATACATAGATTTAGTCGACCGTTGGAAAACAAACGTTACAGAGAGAGTTCGTGTTTGTTCAACGTCAACAACACTTAGTAGCCAAACTCTGCAACCAAAAGCAAAAGGGTTTGGGACCGTGTCTTCCtattagagagagagagtgagagagagattCAGATCCAATCTTTGGTTGGGTGGGCACTAGGTACAAGTTGGAGAGATTGTTTGTCTGAGGAAAATTCTTGAGACCCACCTTGTGTGTGTTTGATTTCATTCCTCGGATATTCCGAAGATGGTTGCAAGAACCCCACCAAAGCAGAAGAGGCTTTTGGCGGCTCTCAATCCTGTTCTGATTAAAGAAACCTTAAACAAGGTAATGCATGATAATGCCAGTGATCTTCCCTGATGAAACCAGATAAATTTTGAATCTTTGTGAGTAAATTGTTGTGGGTGTTTGAAGGTGGATCAATGCGTCGCTCGGCTGCAGGAACTTCAGTACACTGTGACTGGTGGAACCAAGGTGGTGTCGGGGGTGACTCTCAGCCCTCGCAGCACAAGAGGTTATCTCAGAACAAGTCTCAGGTGCAAGCAAGAGTCACTCAGGTAAGCTTTCGAttctatttcaatttcatttcataGCAAGACTCACTCATGATCACCACATTGCAGCTTTAAACTTtgattttcatttctatttacGAATCAATCAGAAGTCACCTTTGGTGTGTGAACAGACTACACATATGTGATACTTTTGTGGTTGAATGACATGTATTACTATTCTTAAACATTTTGCCATTTGTTGCTGcaaattgtaattttatgtATTCTTGCCGTCATGAAGGATCAAGAATGGTGCATCAAGGAGATCTCCAGTGGGAAAGTTTCCAGCAAACACAGGTTTTGTTTGTTCTCTCTGTTCAGTTGCAAAGAGAAATCTTTACTTGGTCTTGAACATGATCAAGGGAACATGGATATATAATTGGCTTTCCTTTAATTATTGTGATAATTGGAGTGAACCCTTATGCAGGTGAATGGAAGAGAATGTCGCTGCCAGCAATGCTTGTAGGCGAAACTGTTGGAGAAATTTTGCAGGCAAGTCAGTTTGCCAGGGAAATAGTCTCAGCAGTTGGTAAGAAAACTGTCCCAGATGACCCAAAAACTCCAATGTCTCAACGGAGCAACAAGAAAGTAGAACTTGAAAACACACAGCTGAGGGtgagaaggaagaaagagaagcaAACCAGAGTTCAGAATGATGGTACCCCACAACTTCAAAGGGCTCGCTCCAGAATAAACTTTAAGGTTTCTCCTCCAAAGGTCAGAGAATTTGATAAAGAAAGCAACAGGTATATGGCAAATAGGGTATCTCCCAGGAATAGGCCGTGGGCTAGAAAAACAGTACTTTTCCCCAACCCTTTGTTCCTTTCCACCCACTCTTCTTCACAGCCACAACAACAACAGTTTTGCAAGACAAGGTCACCCATCATTTCAAGAAATAGAGGTACAACATCACACAAATTTGTTATAAAGTCTCCACCTTCACCACCACGGCAGCAACAGTCTTGCAAGACCAAGTCCCCTGGCATATCAAGAAACAGGGGTGGGACACCTCACAAGTTTTTGATCAAGTCTCCATCGTCGGCTTCCAAATTCCCACCAACTGTGTCTATTTCACCCACAAGACCTGTAAGATTGAGCAGATTGAGTCCTCCCAAgagatcatcatcatcatccactGCATCTAAATTCCGTCGATCTTTCTCTCCTTCAAGAATTGCATCCAGATTGGTTTCACTTTCACCGTTAAGGAGCAGGAAAACTGTACAGAAGAAAAACGATGGGATTGTAAGTGGACTCAAACAGCGCCCAACATCGTCGATGCAATTCCCTGTTAGAGGAATCTAAGAACTCGCCATTTTCTGGCTACTTTCTTGTACTTTTTATCACCCTGTCAATTCTTTATGTCCATAATTGTGCTCTTATGGTTTTTTCCTCTTTGGCTTTCAGAGAAGATGCAAGGATTTTTCTTTAATGTTCATACCATTTTTTCCTACTCATTTCAAGGAAAATCACAGTCCAATGCCAGCTATTCGGTGTCTTTTTACTGTTTGTTACTCCATCCCTCTGTATAAAATCATtatcaattcatatatatattattcttataaaatattttttatgtctttttttttttcagaatttaCAGAAACTCTTAATACCCATAAATTAATCATAGTTAAATCgcgtaattaattaatatttgtagcGATGATAATGACTATCCAATTTGCGACTAGATATTTTGCAGTTctaataagagaaagaaaaaaaaatcttcaacctttataattaattaaggaTGAAGATTTAATTAGAGAGGGGGTCCTTTAAAAAGGATAaagatttttctgaaaaaatagTTTGtgaatttcaataaaatagaattaatatAGTTTTCAAATACTAATGatgatgatataaaaaaaatcttggGTCATTCTTTGTGGACAAATGATTGTGGCAGTGAGATAAGACGTGTCCTTTTATCCCCTCTACACACATACGCCATCCTTTGTATTTCAATTTCACTCCAATGGGTTGTTGTTGCGACGAAGACGACGGTGACATTTTCCGGCAACTCATCAATTCCAATTTCTCTTCCTCATCCTCCTCCACCGCTACCACCACTGCCACCACAGTGATCTCCCCCATGAATTCCCATTTCTCGGCACTCTCCTCCACCGacatcctcctcctcatcttccAGAACCTTCCGATCCCCGATCTCGCCCGTGCCAGCTGCGTCTGCCGTCTCTGGAACTCCGTCGCCTCCCAGAGGGAGATGCTCACAAGAGCCTTCGTTGCCCCTTGGAAATTGAACCACGTTATCGGCGACCCGCTCTCTGGAAGCTTCTGGAGAGACAATTCCATCGCCAAATTCGCCATCTCCCATCGCATTTCCCGCGGCGACACCGTCGCTAGCCTCGCCGTCAAGTACGCTGTTCAGGTCCGTGTCACCTGTAAAGAAGGGTTTATCACTTTTCCTGATTAAGTTAAACAATATTGGGTCAAACTTTTTAGTAGTTTCCACACCACTAAATGCACCCATTCCATGCTGTTATCCTAGGTTGCTAGGTTTTCAGTTATTAACTGAATTAAGGGAATCACAGTTACTGTTTGTGGCTTTTGAGGCTGTTATTTTTCACAGTTACTTCTTGGAGCCTTTTTGGAATGcaatttacttaatttaaacCATGATTCCCTTGATTTTTTAATCAACGTTTATACAAGCATGTTAAAAGCCAAATCctatttttatagttttcttaGAGACCATGTTTTCTGTGAAATAGAAAAGTATCAGTCTATCTAGTAGTAGTAGGGTAAAaggtttttacaataattatacgGGTAAAAGACAAATCTTATTTTCGAAGTTTTCTTAAAGACCATTTTTGCCTTctatgtaaaaattatataacatcATCGAATCAGATGTAAATTACCTTATTGAGTTTCACGTTAGTTATCTTAAAAGTGATATAACTGTAAGCTGCTAACAGCTCCAAGCAAAACAACAGCCACCCCACTTAAGCAAACTAGCCAGAGTCaaagaaaaatacaagaaaCCATCAATCATGAATCCTGAAAGAAATATCATCCAGGCACATGACAACACGAGTATCTAACACAACCCACCACACCACACCAGATCCAGAAAACCCCCATTCTAGAACTAGGACGATTCCTTCAAACACAGCAGGATTGTACATGccattaataaaaagaaaagaatccTCTGTGAAACTTAGCCTTTATTTACATTGACATTGGatgatatttttatgttttgataGGTAATGGACATAAAGCGCCTGAACAACATGATAAGCGACCATGGCATATACTCAAGGGAAAGGTTATTAATCCCTATTAGTAATCCTGATATTCTGATTAACAGAACGTGCTTTATTGAGCTGGATGTCTATGCAAAACGAGAAGTAGCAGTGCTGTATCCTAATGATGTGCCAGACACGAGGACTGCCTACGTGTCAAACAGAATTTCCTCAGAAGAAAGCAACAAAAAGGTGGTTGATTTCTTGAAGAGAAGCATGCATGTTGATAATGAAACAGCTCAATATTACTGGTCTGTTTCAAATGGTGATCCACGAGCGGCATTTGCCGAGTTTTCTGCAGACCTTAACTGGGATAGGCAAGCAGGGCATTCATAGTCTTTCTTAAGGTTACCTTGTTATTTAAGAGGTTGGTGGCAAgttgaaaacaaattatttaagagGCTGCTTGGCAAGcaaatagataaataattaagagaCTGTGTTGCAGGCAAGTATATGCTCCAGTAGGTTGcctcttaaaaaaattgttcattCTCCTCTGATTGAATACTGCTTGAGTTCTAAACAGATTGTCATATTTGCTTATGAAACTACAGTCATATACTGTTGCCGTGTGTAAAAGATTTCAGCCACTCATGTGGTGAAGTGTGTTCAGAATAtgtgtaaattttattattactcttttaaaaaagaaattgatgcATTATTTTAGTCTGGTCATTATATGCTTGGCGCGGAAAGGTTTGATTTTATTCACATTTGTAAGCATTCATATTTACCACTCCAGATCAGAATTTATGCCAAGAATACGCTGTTCGAACAAAAAGTGGATACGAGGATGGCCCGTTTTCCCTTTTCCTTCCAGTATTTTGTTGTGAAATATGATAGTTTTGTAGGGAGAGATTGAGCAAACTTTGAGCATTTCAGAAGCTAAATTAATACTATCCAATAACTTAATAGATAAGGGTGTGTGAGGAATCAGAATCTATTTGTGAAACGAATGTTTGATATTCTATTCTCATCCTGTCTTTTTGTAACAGTTAATGTCTTTATGAATTACTGCCTTTTCTAAGCCTTGTGCTGTCAGTTGCTAGAACCTTTGAATGGAGAATGTTGAATCGGTGGTACTGTTAACTTGTACCCTCCAATAGCAAAATGATGATTTGATTGATTTCAAGTCAGCCACCTAGTACGGCTGGAACCACGGAATGTCCATGAGATGAACATTGTCTCAGGCAACTTGACTCGATGTGATTAGAAAGCTTCCATCTTTCTTGATTGATCGACTGTGAAACTGTTGGAACTTCTGAAAGTATTCATGctattaatttttgaattttaatggGATTGAGAGATATGTCAGCAAGCGGCAAGGGAAATGGTGTAACTTGAAGAAACAGTTTGACAGTTTTTCTTTAATAGTACATTAATCTTTGAATGATTTAGATCATGCAGTGTACATCTtagttttatttcttgaaaGTTAAAAACATTTGAAGGGCTTTTTAAAACCAATATTTCTCAACTCTTCTTTGCATATTTCTTTAGCTCCCACTTCAATGAGTGTTGGAATTTGAGCTCTAGTTCAAAATATTATAGTTCTTTCTCATACTTTGTGGAGTCCCAATACATTTGAATTTTTGTCAAATGACTATCAGTAAAGTGAGTTTTCAATAAAACAATTGGTGAATTTTACGTTGAGATATaatctaattttgtttttgttgggatctaagtgtgagtccaagtctcacattggatagaaatgaaaaaatacaacattaaataaaagtgaaagatccatTAATCTATTATCTTAAGATTTTGGGTAGAGAGTAatgtcaattttttatataattggaCTCAAATATCATTGGTATTGTGTTTCCCTAATAAATCTCATTCTCGATAGATTTTAGCTTGATGTAAAATctatataagattaaattatggatattttaaattatgcaaAGCAGGACAGAATAATTTAACTATaatctaataatttatttaatatatgaatgtGTAGAGAAAAAACATTAATGACCCTTTTTTATAATAACCTCAAGTTGATCTTTCTAGGTTCCCACCTCATATCATACTCTGATTGATAAAATAATCTTTTCATGTTGTTGGGGATTGTCCATGCCATTTCACATTCTTTCATTTCCTTATGGTTGTTAATCTCCAATATGTTATTCTCATAAACTTTTTCATATTCTTCCAGTTTATTCTATACTTACTCATATACTTAATAATCAATTTCCATTCACACTTATGTGTGACAGCAaggaataaattttatatattttatactcaACTAACTCATTTATACCTTCGTCTAACAACTACCATAGCCTTATAAATTCAGCAAAGCACTACATGTATTCTTTTAGTATTTATCAACTCAAAGTagaaaagtaggaccaattgtCAATGTCTAAAGTAGTAAGTGAACTTATATCTTCAACACAATTTTAGGTTATATAAAATGTTTCGGTTATTGGGGCTGAGTCATCAAACTCCTCCACAATTTGTCTTCTAACCGTCCGGTCTTACTCCAAATTCCGTTGTTCACTCTTCCGTCCGGGATTCTTCGATACCAAAGTCAGTACAggaacctatctaccactcacttCTGACCTGTATTTACAGTTTTCGCCATGggtttgggattagtgaaaagttaatcacgaccCAATTCCAGCCCAATAATTCTAATCACTATTTACCTTAATCCTAGTCTTAACGACCCAGTTTACCGACCGGCCGGCCTTGCACAACCGCCCGTACGGTATACCGTAATTACTCATCCGAGTGGAAGGATGAATGGTCGGGTCGCACAGCGTGTAAAGAGTGTTTATGCCAGCCGTCCGACAATGCTATCAGAGAGAGTAAAAAAGATTGAAGAAACGCTTGGTCCGTATGCGTTGCTTTCGAACCGCCCGGTCCGTATGGtacataaaaacaaatttttcgCTTTGTCTTGTTAATCTTTTTCCCTGCTTTTGGTTCTATATATacgttgttttttcttttctataatcCTGTATTATTGTCTTAATTCTAATGAAGTTTAGTTTCTTTTATCTAGGAAAcatcaatttttgttttcaatatttgttatgtcatttcttttattatcaaGACGagtactaaaaataaaatataaaagaaaacaaaaaaagtaaatcaagatttaaaaaaaaatcaatcaagaaTTACAGTAAACTATTAAAGGTTAATAAATGGacctttcttcatttttttcaaattatttttatctattcaATCGTGCATTGAGAAAGTAAGAAGGATGAAAgattatcttttaactttttattttatatttacttaatgtCAAACTTATAAtcacacttaaatttttaatgaaagaCGTTAAATTCAGACAATCGAGAGTCAATTGTTGATCCTACccaacaatatatttttttctttatgtttgcTGCATGAATAGGTGAACATGAAGAAGTATTGTTTAGGTTGATAACTACAAACGAAAGCCTTAGGAATGAAAGTTGAGTTGACTGACTCGTAAGATGACCACCAACTTGATTAATATTTGAACCTCACTAGAAATTTCGtaagaatttattattttatgtactTTCGTAATCAATGCTAATAGAcctattaaattaaacttaactgAAAAGGCAAAAAGAATCCATTGATTGAAATTTCCTTCGAAATTATGCTCGTTCATTTGGCTGACAATGTTTCTGTCAGTTACCATTTTGCGGTggagcagaaaaaaaaaagaagtatttTAAATGTATAGTAATTAACCGATATCATTCCTTGGACTTGAAATCCAAATATTCAATcctttaaactttttattagaattttgtCGATCacgattttattttaaaagatgataaaaaaaagtaataatatttaaattattttaagactaaattcttaaacaatataaaattattgagtGTGATAGGAAAAGTTactgatatataaaaaaatttacaaatctTAAGCTTTAGAAAGAGTGAGAATTTAATTCCAGAATTAATTCCATTATGAAAAGAAGGTTGTGGAACATTATAAAGTGAGAAGACGAGTAgtacagaaaataaaaagaatgagaTGAGAATATTGTAAAGAGGCAGCAAAACATGAACGTCAAAACATGCAATAGAGGCAGCAACGATGAACGATTAAAGAGTAAAAACAAAAGATTAAAGAGTTGCACAGAAAGTGGCACTTGAGAATATTGTAAAGGAGAACGAAGGCTGGGATGTCGTGAAGTGTGAAAATCAAAGCTTAGAAAGATATAGAAAgaaccaaaatcaaattttaattctacAAAACTTACTGCACAAGTTACCATACTAAGTGCCTTTCCTCTCACATTTTCCtatttaaatatcatatataagaaaaacaactcAATTTCCACTTTCGCTAATGTTAAAACTCATACCTACTTTTTCAGAGAGAATATTTTTacattctttataaataaatataagtagtattttatttttactctgCTTTATTTGGTAATTTATTACTATACATTTAAATAACCTTTATATcaacacattttttattatctatttaGATTTTTCTACGTATTTGATATTTatcatattcatcaaatttacTAAAGTTTTCAAATTACTTTCTTTCTCGTCACAATCTCAATTATATGTTTCATGCAATTCTTtcaaatgatatattatatttacagaaaacataaatataaattttattatactgAATTATTTATAGTActtgtatttaataatttatacttgttttaatacttttatttattgtttgcatgtgtttattattcaattttcaGTAATATATTACATAATACTTAGTTCATTAAGTAatttatgaaaacttttattttattttcttttttgttattagTTCGTTTCACTTAAAGATTATTCTTTTGttacatatttttcattttctctttcaatGATTTAATTCGTTCAATATCTACAAAATTTACTTAAATTCTCTGTGGTGTAGTtattataaaactttaattatatgtaattaaatatttttcatataattatttaatatttatgtaatttttatttaatactttaatttaaaatttatgcaaattttttctttaatattttatgaggaatatatatatatatatatatatatatatatttatttatatatgtttatatttttatattattttaaatatcaattaaatatgtttaaaaaatatatattgtaagcaaatttttataatttcaattaaaagataaaagattttaaatttcatgGTTCTtacaattttgatatattaattatgaaataaaagaaCTTACTTCAATCCCTTGTGCAGCTTGGCCTGCGGCAATGCCTTGACCAACCCCAGGTCCAATAGAAGCAAGCCCTACGGCCAATCCAACAGCAATAACAGAAGCGGCAGAAATAATTGGATTCATGAGAATTTCCTCGTAACCtacatataaaagaaagaaatagtTAATGATATAATCGACTAAGAAATTCTGACTTCATTTTTCAATTACCAAGACTTTTTCAGCTAAagtaattaatcaaaataagaattacttCGAGATTTCTTTTTTCATCTCGAACTACATAGTTTTTGGGGTGAATCTTTATAATCTTTGTTCTTTTCTTACCTTAAATTTGGAATCATTCTTTGAATTCTTcgtttttttatacaatttcttTAGTTATTTCCTTTTCAATTCACAATTAGATAGGGTATAACTATGACAGTTATTGTATGGGGTCTACCCAATGCTAAATGCAAAGGCGCATAATAGATAGACATGAACATTATGAGCTGTCCTGTAATAAACCCAGTTGTTGCTGCTATTTTCTTCTCGGTTCCTTTTTCCACAAGTCTACCTCGAAGAAGGAAGAGATAAGAGGGCCCTATGAAAAATGTGGTCATAAATCCAAAATAGAGTCCGACCACAACTATCGAATTAATTATCTTCATGCATAAGAATACTAGATTCTCTAGtataaaagattgaaaaatcaTCTCAaacctctctttttcttttctattgcaATTTTTGGATTATTATATAacgattttttaattttaaattttgcagGATTCACAACAAAATTCTAATAATTAATGTGCAAAGTTCTAATAATcaatgtttttccttttcttatttaTCTTAAATGGCTTcttgataatatataaattaccAAGATAGAAAGTCTCCTTTTGTCAAAGTCGGGTTTCTCTCTTTTTAAGAATGTAAGACTTTTAAGTAAAAACtatctttattttatgatattttacaaattttagtaaaatacCAAAATACTCTTTTTGATGtgagaagagaggaattaattttaataactctcaaatatttcttataacttttaatacatttatattttaataataatcacattaaattttttacatcaaagttatattttaaattacatgaaccaaatattaaattaatataatttaacattctcccactttATTCATATGATGACTCGAAGATCTAATACTAAACTTTAAGTGCACACcattcattataattttcaagTCATCTCCTTGCATGAATTGAAATGATCGGATCATGACGAGCAAAAGTCATGAATGACAAGATTCCTTCCATGTACcacataaacaaacaaactcaatataactttaatcaatcttataACTTCCCGTTCTCTAGTAATACTATCAATAATCTCAAGCCTCATACAAAGTTTCATAACCACAATGCATGAATAATGGCCTCTGCCACAAATTCAACCTCCATGGTGGAAGTAGCAGTGACTGATTGTTTTGCGCTTTTTCAAGAAATTGCTCCTCAAGCTAATGGACATACCCAAATGTGGATTTTCTTGAATCCACACATCCAGCATAGTTTGAATTCGAGTGGCCAATCACTTCAAGATGATTTGACCTTTTGTAGTGTGAGCATGTAGTCTTTGGTACCTTGTAAGTATCTAAGAACTTTCTTTGCAACTTTCTAGTTATCTGTTATGAGATTACTTTGATATCGATCTAACATTCcaacaataaaaatgatatCTGATTGAGTAAAagtttgagcatacatcaaactctcAACCACTAACACATAAGGAATGGACTCCATGACCTTTCATTCTaaatcattcttgggacattTGCATTTGACTAAACTTATCCCCTTTCTAAATTGGAACTTCCAGGAAAGCATTTTTCCATTCTGAATCTCTAACACTTTGTTAATATAGCCTTTTTGAGACAAAATTAACAATCCTTGTGATCTATCACGAAATATTATTTCTATCACATAAGATGtctcattcatatatttcatttcaaagttgttagAGAGAAACTTTTTTACATCATGTAACATACCAATATTATTAACACCAAGAAGAATGTTGCTAACATATAGaaccaaaataacaaacttaCTCCCATTGATCTTTATGTATATACATCGGTCAACGATGTTCTCTATAAAACCATATGAAGTTAtggtatcattaaattttagataccattaTCGAGAAATTTGTTTCAAtccatatattgatttattcaatttacacaccaaattttctttttctattattgGGAAACCTCCTGGTTGGTACATATATAGTTCTTCTAAGTCACAATTTAGAAAGCGGTCTTTACATGCATTTGGTGAAGCTCCAAATCATAATGAGTCACCAAAGCCAAAATAATTATCAAAGAGTCCTTCCTAGAAATAAGAGAGAAGGTTTCTTTGTAGTCGATGCCATCTTTTTTAGTGAAACCATTGGCGACTAATCTAGATTTATACATTTCAATATTGCCTTTTGAGTCATGTTTGGTCTTAAAGACTCCATTTACAACCGACTCTTTTTGAACTCTTAGGAAATTCAACTAA from the Vigna angularis cultivar LongXiaoDou No.4 chromosome 3, ASM1680809v1, whole genome shotgun sequence genome contains:
- the LOC108345494 gene encoding microtubule-binding protein TANGLED, translating into MVARTPPKQKRLLAALNPVLIKETLNKVDQCVARLQELQYTVTGGTKVVSGVTLSPRSTRGYLRTSLRCKQESLRIKNGASRRSPVGKFPANTGEWKRMSLPAMLVGETVGEILQASQFAREIVSAVGKKTVPDDPKTPMSQRSNKKVELENTQLRVRRKKEKQTRVQNDGTPQLQRARSRINFKVSPPKVREFDKESNRYMANRVSPRNRPWARKTVLFPNPLFLSTHSSSQPQQQQFCKTRSPIISRNRGTTSHKFVIKSPPSPPRQQQSCKTKSPGISRNRGGTPHKFLIKSPSSASKFPPTVSISPTRPVRLSRLSPPKRSSSSSTASKFRRSFSPSRIASRLVSLSPLRSRKTVQKKNDGIVSGLKQRPTSSMQFPVRGI
- the LOC108345496 gene encoding F-box protein At1g55000, with the protein product MGCCCDEDDGDIFRQLINSNFSSSSSSTATTTATTVISPMNSHFSALSSTDILLLIFQNLPIPDLARASCVCRLWNSVASQREMLTRAFVAPWKLNHVIGDPLSGSFWRDNSIAKFAISHRISRGDTVASLAVKYAVQVMDIKRLNNMISDHGIYSRERLLIPISNPDILINRTCFIELDVYAKREVAVLYPNDVPDTRTAYVSNRISSEESNKKVVDFLKRSMHVDNETAQYYWSVSNGDPRAAFAEFSADLNWDRQAGHS